agaagtagcgctgcggaaatagagatggatcggatatataatcttcaaagatgagctatcaacagcgccagtatttgagtggtggcctcagagtggaaggcgaccccgcaaacgcccagtacttatgatacacaatacacataaacacaatacattataatatttattgccccgtaggacagcaggctaccccacactactttaattaagtacctaattttgtccctttaaacttaatatgaaataaagtctgcctatcttgaccacattgaccttgacgcactgcttgttaagacttgaacccctctaatttagagtgccacatcctaaatgcatagtcctgaataaatgtgttttagacgacagaccgtagtataaatacgtatcacaaaaattgatgattgaattcatgaacacaatgtttacacaaagttataaaacttaagaagcgagcgatgggccttatttagagaagtaactatttagggcattttttgattctatgtctgcgaagaaaatatacaaaacggcatgattgataaaacttagaagaaatataagcactgggccttattaagggcaggtactggtaccaacctgaacaaactatgtattactaaataaggcccatcgtttttttaaatattttaaaacatgacttaaattattaatattatgtctgtttttattgtgtgtaaataagtacatataatatgactaatataactacttacctaattggtgttcggcagaatagtaataaataaacaatgatgaccgaataccaaattttcggcaaaatggctgaaaagaccgaataccaaatagttgcctaatattcgtggaatctatcgtaaaatacagcataactttataattgttactagtaaaccacaatgacgagaaaagttatgcatgtataaaataaacctatacctgtatgcaattgttacgtacctatacttataaaaatatggacttagtatttccacagaatatataatacagattcaaactttcgcgatttttacacatatttaaaattgcaaacgggacttaatcgcgtatttactatgttttaaacactaacctccgacgtttcaaggacggcattgtccccgtggtctcggagcagactggtcttttttggaccaccaattttaaatattaacatataatagtacgtatttctaactaaaaagttcgtcaaacacggtatgtcgatatttcgacgtagtatatcgataacttttcacatcactagattatcgacattagatgtcgagtatttcccatcactttatttcagtgtacgtatataaaaacttagccccgcccctaaatttggtgcgatagggacaactgcagctcaggcgcgaaatcccgcgtaaaaactgcaaaaatcgaggttccgctctcgactgtttcctcctccaaaacttaaccaatcgatacgaaatttggaaatcagaatgacaaggaaattatctgtgtcggaccgtttcgtttttttggataattgatctcagttttgaataccacgcctttctttctggcaaattcaattaagccgttttggccaactttgagaggctctaattccttttaaaacaaaaatatcaaaaaaagcaaaacggtccgacacagatattgataataaaagtctgtgttgaaaaaaccattgatctagcttcaaaaaccagagaggaaacaggcgagagcgtttgtatggagaaatgaggggtatcgtagcgtcttaacatACCCTTTTGCCGACAGCGGGCAACCTGGCCGTGCACATGCGTATCCACACGGGCGCCAAGCCCCACGCGTGCGCGTGCGGCTTCCGCGCCGCCTGCGCGTCCAGCCTGCGGAGACACGAAGCACGCCACCGCGCGCGCGCGCTGCGCTGCCGCCAGTGCGACAAGCGGTTCTTCGACACTACAGCTCTGGTATGACTCACTCAGTAATTTGAATGAGTAACTTCACTATACTAGCGGCGTGCGTCCAGCCTGCGGCGGTACGAAGCACGCCACCGCGCGCGCGCGCTGCGCTGCCGCCAGTGCGACAAGCGGTTCTTCGACACTACAGCTCTGGTATGACTCACTCAGTAATTTGAATGAGTAACTACACTATACTAGCGGCGTGCGTCCAGCCTGCGGCGGTACGAAGCACGCCACCGCGCGCGCGCGCTGCGCTGCCGCCAGTGCGACAAGCGGTTCTTCGACACTACAGCTCTGGTATGACTCACTCAGTAATTTGAATGAGTAACTACACTATACTAGCGGCGTGCGTCCAGCCTGCGGCGGTACGAAGCACGCCACCGCGCGCGCGCGCTGCGCTGCCGCCAGTGCGACAAGCGGTTCTTCGACACTACAGCTCTGGTATGACTCACTCAGTAATTTGAATGAGTAACTACACTATACTAGCGGCGTGCGTCCAGCCTGCGGCGGTACGAAGCACGCCACCGCGCGCGCGCGCTGCGCTGCCGCCAGTGCGACAAGCGGTTCTTCGACACTACAGCTCTGGTATGACTCACTCAGTAATTTGAATGAGTAACTACACTATACTAGCGGCGTGCGTCCAGCCTGCGGCGGTACGAAGCACGCcaccgcgcgcgcgcgcgcgctgcCGCCAGTGCGACAAGCGGTTCTTCGACACTACAGCTCTGGTATGACTCACTCAGTAATTTGAATGAGTAACTACACTATACTAGCGGCGTGCGTCCAGCCTGCGGCGGTACGAAGCACGCCACCGCGCGCGCGCGCTGCGCTGCCGCCAGTGCGACAAGCGGTTCTTCGATACTACTGCCTTGGTAACTATCATACTCGTAGTTTTACGGACCCAATACCATTTAGGTCGATAAGACTGCCCTTGTTTGACTACTGCTCtggtaattattataatcaaagacatatgtaactctgtatagacagctacagtctaagaaaaaaacgtatctcagaaccatatagatatagataggtacggtggcctagatggcgttacacctttgggggacgctcggctagatggcgctaatattaatatttgacattttaacacatcaagctaagaatatgggccaaattgtcaaaacaggcatcttctgggcgagctcactccatcgtaggccacgtctttgcctttggctagtctgtggccaagagtaagcccatttataataaaaaaaaaacaggtttaaaagttttgagcttgtgtcgagagatggcagtctatgcactgtgattacatattttactttgacagtaactgtataatactcgatcctctttgttataATTCTAGTTATTGCACTTAATTATAGTTGTCATAAAGTCGCTTTGACAAGTTATTCGTATAAAAACAGGAAAATCATGTTTTAAATTTGTCACACCTCTGTTATTAAACTTGTACACATATTTCAGACTAGACACATGCGCTCGCACACTGGCGCTCGTCCGTACCAGTGCCCCGCCTGCGCGCGCTCCTTCGCCGACAGCTGGAAACGCAAGCTGCATCTCATGCGCACGCATAGAGTGCCGCTCGCACGCATACCGCGCATGCGCGCTGATCCGCGCGTGGCTGCGTAAACACACACACTCGCAGCAGCTGCACCTCATGCGCACAGAGTGCCGCTGGCACGCATACCGCGTATGCGCGCCGACCCGCGCGTGACTGCGTGATGCGTGAAAACACACACATACACGTGTGACGTTCACAGACAGCTGGAATCGCAAGCTGCACGGGTTGCGCCTTAttttacagtcaccggcataaataagtgataatttctgtaccttgtcgcttttaatcgtttgactgTTTCGTataacatttcaaacaagacgttaaagtgacaaggtacagaaatcatcagtTATACCGGTGACTGTACACACAGGGTGCCGCTCGCACGCATACCGCGCTTGAGGGCCGATGGCTGCGTGAACACACATAAAAGGATAATCAATGTCGTAACTCGTAAGTTTATCGAAACTACTCTACGTAGTATTTGAGTTACCTACTAAATATTTAGCCATTAAGGTAGTAAAGTATACAGAAATCAATTTCCTCTACTTCTTTTATGTGACCTGGTATGGTATAGgtatgtaaatactatttattaaatactttaaTGTTTATTCTGAGAGCACcaaaataaattgtatatataaaattgaacttttttataaattttagctCACTTTAATTACTTATTCAGACCTATTTCATAGATTTCTTTATCTACTATAACTTTTTGCGTGTAgatgtaaataaacaaaagtcaaacttaatttattgttttattaaaaaataataaattaaactgtcGCTTAACAAACCACTTAAACgctaacataaataaatagatatcttATCTCAATTTCACATTAAAACATAATCTAGGGTTACATAGCTTCTTAAAAAAATGTGGAACATCACCAAAGAATCTCAACTCAAAAACTTTTTATAGGAATTTCTCTCGACTTTCAAAGGATGTGTCCATACTAAAATCTTCTCTTTTCCATTCCTATTAATTGTATATACTAGAAAACGTCTTGGACATCTCGAACAGTCAATTGTAGTCTACCACACTGTTGACTTTTTGAACCGCTCCCGATTCTTCTGATAGATGTATGAGGGCGTGACGTTGAGCCGGCGCTCGCGCtggcggcgcgcgcgctcgGCCGCCCGCGCGCCCGCCACCGCGCCGCGCAGCCGCTCCACGCTGCGCGAGCACTCCAGCGGCCCCTCCACTCCGCTCGCCACGTCCCCCGCCTCCACCAACTCCTCGCTCAACACCACGCTCGGATCCAACACCATCCCTACGTTCAACTTTATATCCTTCCTTCCGTCCGAGAACGACAAAATGATCGAAGACTGCTCGAAGATTTTAAGCGAAAAATACTCGTTTATCTTAACCGCCTTCATTTTGATTTGAAACGGGCAATACCTCTTCACAAAATTATGGTCCAGTTTTTTGTGCGCCTCTATGGCTTTCATGACGACCTCGCCGGGCACCGGGTGCCGGCCCGCTTTGTGGTGGTCCTCCTTCGCGTAGTGCAGGATGGCCGGGTCTATGACGCGCGGCAGCTTCTCCATCACGACGGTTTCCAGGTGGAAGTCGTCCAGATTGTGCCACCTCCAGTGCGTGTGGGGCCCGATGGAGCGGTCGATCACGACGCCTTCTCTTTGGCTGTATTGTAATCTGGAATCAAACATGAATAAGCACTAAGCGCGTACATTCCCTTTGTAAGAGTGATCGTTGACTTATTAGTAACTTGTGACACAGTTCACACAGTGCACGGCCGCCGGCCGGACGGCTTGTGATTATTACACCACCACTCGTTTAGGAGGTATCCAGCGTGCAGTGTTTACCGTATCTGGCCGGTGTGGTCGTACACGACGCCTTTGCCGCTGTAGTCGAACACAGCGAGCACGCAGCGCTGAGATCGGCCGGTAGGCTTGCTCGTGCTGTATACTACCAGTCTATGCCCGTGTCCGTCTGGAACACAAGCAACAGAACCGATATCAATTAGTTGGAGAATCAGAGAAGCATCGTGTACCAAGTCTAGGCAGattagaataaaatagaaaatatcacaatttgtaAAGGACTTGTCGCTATCCTATAAGAGTGTAGGTAAAGAGTGACAGTTCTACCTTCTGTGTTGTATAACTCCAGTGCCATTTCTCCGCTCTTATAAAATAGTCGTGTTATATCTTCGTCGAAATTCACGAGCAGTTCTCCTGAAGGGTACACCAACACCTTCCTGTGCCTGTTCATCTCCAGCCAGTCGTATTTTTGGCCAGCTGGACGCATAAGGAACACTGGCACCTGGAATattcagtaatcagtaattatttattgctatcataggtacataagttggtACATGTCAGTGtagcacagctatgaaccctgtaaggacactgcaaatatagttcttaataactaaaaatcttaatacctattattttataaatcttaatacctatattgctatgagaacattttaatgttttaatatattctagttttcaaaaaattcctTCATGATAAAGTCACGTTTTCTATTAAGTATTTCGTAAGCTTCTTGTTGAATGAACTGTAATTTTTTCTTAATGCTTATGGGTAGGTTATTGTAGATTTTGATGCAcattatacagggtggcccattcaaatcggttagtatgggaaagtctgaaactataagacatacgaagatttgttcttaggaaccatgtcaccgatttcgataaaaagaaaaactgcattcatacaattaaaaaaaaaccggccaagagcgtgtcgggccacgctcagtgtagggttccgtagttttccgtatttttctcaaaaactactgaacctatcaagttcaaaacaattttcctagaaagtctttataaagttctacttttgtgatttttttcatattttttaaacatatggttcaaaagttagaggggggggacgcacttttttttcctttaggagcgattatttacgaaaatattaatattatcaaaaaacggtcttagtaaacccttattcattttataatacctatccaacaatatatcacacgttgggattggaatgaaaaaaaatatcagcccccactttacatgtagggggggtaccctaataaaacatttttttccattttttatttttgcactttgttggcgtgattgatatacatattggtaccaaatttcagctttctagtgctaacggttactgagattatccgcggacggacggacggacggacggacggacggacagacagacatggcgaaactataagggttcctagttgactacggaaccctaaaaaaggtgagcgtcagaatggcgggtgtacatcaagcaatcctggtgtggtatacgtcaggagttagtgctagcaatgtgccaaatgtgcgccaaaattcgagcaatgtgctctttgaactccagagatatttaagaaattaatgacacccgccattctgacgtcaggttggcgggtgtacttccagttctagctaatggctgctaacttgagggtgaaagtactgcctaaagttagtgctcgcaatgtgcttccacatgtatgaaacacacactaattcagagagccgttgaagagtaatatgggattgaataaagatgtctataacgcctgctgaaataaaatagcaatgttcattacctgcaatgcagcattaacattcaggcgcttttcacaaaaaagtgatacttatagatatatttattcaatcccatattactcttcaacggctctctgaattagtgtgtgtttcatacatgtggaagcacattgcgagcactaaccttaggcagtactttcaccctcgagtaagcaaccattagctagaactggaagtacacccgccaacctgacgtcagaatggcgggtgtcattaatttcttaaatatctctggagttcaaagagcacattgctcaaattttggcgcacatttggcacattgctagcactaactcctgacgtatacgacaccaggattgcttgatgtacacccgccattctgacgctcactaaaaaagtgtacccagctggggaatcgaacccggttgttttgaaaaaataaacttacactatttctattcagatatcgtttgtgtaggtcttaagcagtaaatatctctaagaaacatagtctaaaatgaataaaatgcatttttttcacatactttaatttatcatagtaggtgttcaaagtgaccttTTGacgtgtttttctttttatcaaaatcggtgacatggttcctaagaacaaatcttcgtatgtcttacagtttcagactttcccatactgaccgatttgaatgggccaccctgtatatggaCTGGAGCTATGgatatttaattttgaaaaaaaaaaaactaaaaacatttatttatctacACAAATTCAACATTCATCATAAAAGGAAGAAATTAAGCTAAACAATACAGAATTTGAGAGAACATCGCTTGTGCTTTCCCTTATAACGTTGACCTGGCTCCTACACTAGGCGAGGCCTGTGCTGTAGGTAACCAGCTTACATCCGAGTTACAAATTTGGCGCAAAATTGTTACAGATAAGTtgacaattatatttttaaaatttatgcTAATATAGCGAACGAATACgaattggttttatacatactcgttttatttgaatacttaAATAACGGTTGATCATAACGATTTAAATTGTCTTCTCTTTTTGGGAAGGTGATGTGTGACCTAGACTTTAATAATGTTGGCAttatcattaatattatttgcTATCTTTACCTAGTTTGACTTCTCTTTCCACTAACGTCCAACTTTGTAGTGGTCGGGAACTAGAAGAGTTGACCTGGCGTGTTAGCTATACCGAGAGAATCTGTATTATTATTAAGGATAAGCTATCAAACGTTACTGGGTAAAAGCGGCTCTGTGACTTTGTCACAAGTTTATAAATACTTAGAGTTAGATACGTACTCTACTCTGTTACTCTGTACTGTACAATACATTATATGCAAGTTTGCAGTAAAACCAGTTAACCAATAACAAACCTTCTGCATGATAATTTCTTTGGGCATTATCGTCCAGCCTCGCTTGATGTACTTCTGATCTGACATTTGGTACCTCAGCACGCCATCTTTTGCGTGCATTACACTAGACTGGGCCTGTTACACAAAATAGTCATTAACGTCGCTTTCTTTCATTTCAACATTTCAAGCAATAAAGTTCATATGTTCTGTTCTGACGCAATGAAGTTATGGTTCGACCGGTGAAAGAATGAGTCATCGTTTATTTTGCTCGAAAGAATGAGGATTGCCCTATCCAATGTTTCGTGCCTAATTGACGTGTAATGCGGACCGATCACATATATTAtagatatacctacctatacgcCGTGAATCCCTAAAACCAACGTCAAAATGAAAAGGGGTTATAGGATATTCACATTAAGCGAATTTCACCTTAATGTTGAAAACGTTattggcgttggttttagggacatCCGGTATATACTTTATGACAAATAAATTAAACCTTGAAAATTTGCTCTTACCTTTGCTTTATTGGATGACAGCGGGCGTTCCGGCGGTGGACTCCAGGATTTTGTCGGATGTGGCTCTCCTGTTTGTTCTTCCTTTTCTTGTTTAACTGCCTCATGTTTTGTAATCTTATACATCCTGTTTCCTATTATAATCTCTTCTTCGCCTTCTTCTTTATGTGGAGGACATACAGATATATCCGTAGTACGATCCCCACTTTCGCTGTCCATTTCGACCAGCTGCATTGTATCGAAACTAGATTGTCTTACATTCACGGCACTCGCGTCTCTCTTTTCCGCCGCTTTTTGAGCTTCTCGTTTGTTGCCTGAGGCACCCGTGCTCTTCTGTGTTTTTTTCTTGTTAGCAGTCAGATATTCGGCGACTTTCTTCCTCATCAAATCAGATGGTACTTTTAAACTATGCTTTTTATCGTGTCTTGAAACCGTAGACAGTGTCTTATCGGAGAGCCCTTTTTTTGACTTGGACCCAGTCATGTCGCTGGCCAGTCTACTATCAGTCGCAATGTTTTGAATGTCGTCTAGGGTGCTATGTTCCTTTATTCTTTCACTATCGACAGGTTTTGCGGCGTGTTTTGTTTTCGGTGATTTGCCTTCGTTGATTGATTTAGCATCCTTGTTTATAGTAGAGGTTCCCGCTGCAGTTCCTTTGTCTTTTCCATCAATGCCTCTTTTCGAATTCTTGGTTTTTGCTTCTCCCGTATTACTTTTTGAATTGTTTGCTTTTATCGTTCCAATTTTACTCTCTGGTGCGTCGTGTTTTTCTTTTACTTTTCCTGGTGATCCTTTTGAATTGCTTGTTTTTGGAGTTTCTATGACTTGGCTTCCTCCTTTTAATTTTCCCGGCGTTCCTTTTAAATTGCTTGTTTTTGGAGTTTCTATTACTCTTTCTGAAGTTTCATGTTCATGTCCTCCTTTTTCTTTTCCCGTGGGTCTTATTACATCTCCAGTTTTTGACATTTGAATATTTCCCTTTTCAGCTAACGGAACTCTTTCTGGTGTCGCTTTTCCTCCGTCTTTACTGATTCCTTCCTTGTCTATTGTACTCCAGTCTTtatctttaatactttcatcgtTTTGTGTACAGGATGTTGGCGTATTTGGTGTATTAAAAGGTTCTGTTTTATCGAAATATCTTGCTATTTTACTATCTAGGTCGTATTCGGGGGATGTGAGGCGCTGTAGATGTATGAGCTCGGAATCATGTTTCCTGATGGAAGTAATGGAAGCGAATTTACGGAACTTACGTACGATATCTGTGCAAGGAGGGCAGGAGAAGAGTTCGCATAAACCTGAGCGCCGTGCCGTGGAAGGCCTGTTGACCGACAGGGCCTCGATTCGTCTCGCCATGTCTTTGCATCTCGCGCAGTAGTTAACGCATTTCGCTAGAAGGAGGAAAGACGTTAGATCAATGTGTTGTGTTACGATTATTTGTATGATACCTTTTAATGTGAATAATAATTAGTTACGTAAATCGTCTTCATAGAATTCAAGATTCGTCTTTCTGAGGCGCTCTGCATGAATGTTTCTCGTTGTGAATAAAATAAACGTTTCTCTTTGTCCTCTATTGGGTCGATTTTCCTACAAAAATTAATGAGTTTAAGgtttttcatttataattaaCATTAGTGGCCCTCCGAGCTACAGCCCTTTCTTTCTGCCCACTATTCTCAGTGTAAATTTCCAGTTAATATCTAGACTTACGTCAGGGGGCGGTCTGTACCGATAAATAGTGAGGCCGACGTCTCCTCTGGCGAGTAGGGCCTGGAAATCGGCCCAGTCCCGCCCTGGCCTGCACGCGAAACATGGCACACTGAAAACACGCCGGTTATTGTTAACAGACCTTGCTGGTCCGGCCGTTGATGTAAATATTAGAGATAACTGTAtaaagtctgttcggaaagagaagagtcgtgaaatgtatgagGTCTAATACGATCCACGACTCTTTATGTTTCCGAACAATTACCTACTGTGGAATTTATAATTAACTCTTCTGATCTACATAGAAGTGAAGGCAGAACATTTCAGTTTTATTATTCTCTATCCACCATTCATTATACAGCTATTACAGCAAACACTGGTTTGACTCGGGACCCGATTAGCAAAGTCAGTAACTTAACTTATCTACACCTATGCACAATTGTTGTGCATGGCCTACTAAATTGTTTGACTGTGAATTCCTGTAGATAGAAAGGTTTAGGGATAATTACAGTGAAAATCAAGCAATAATGAGTAATGAGACATGTCACATTTTTGCGATAATGGAAATGCCAACTACCAACACGATATACTTATCTAGCAATTACTATTTACCCTTTCGTAAGTATCATCGTTACAGAAGATGaactaaataatatataaactgATTCGCAACATTCAAGCCATCATAAATCTGCGCCACATGTGTGCAACCTATGCAGCAGACAACTGTGTCAAAActtttttgacatttaagtaGCTCTATGATCTGTGTCTGaccatgttttatttttgaaaattcgTTTACTTTTGGCCCATGAAGGAGGTTGTCAAAGATCGAGATAAAGTTTCTGGTCTTGGGATTTATACTATTACAAGCCCATTATTTGTATGACGTCTTTCCcaaacaatggtattccggacctttgggaggcgtgcgcggggccgaagccaacgcgtagaggccctttcgacactttaatgaaatgtaaggggtacaccgagcggatgttgcccttgcccgtatcttCAAGCCCattgatattattattaagaCTTTGAGTATTCTCGAAACAGCCGTAGTTGAAACCGGTAAGATCTTTCCTGCTAGTTCGCTCCTTAACTTCACGTTTATTCCTATTTTATGCTGCACTATAATAGGATTAAAAGGAGATTAGAAAGGACTTTTTTTAGTAACTTGTTTTCTAAAACATTACTCATAAAGTCATCAGGACCCGGATTACGCATGGGATGCATggaaccacagaacttaatttagatagaagaaacaaattcatatttgtataggggccgagcgtgtcaaattttgtactgaagttgattcttgcctgtaattttaaatatgtctcaggctcttgattgttcataatttttgtgttgttgcaattgaatatcacgtaacgaggcattttttatgttttggttgacttcaacttacaaaaattgacgcccgaaagctgcaagctgcgagtaaagacggacaactcagtggatttcactgagttcatttgacacgctaagtagatacgtttgcttgatctatggtatatatgacatctgtgcgaGGAACTGAGAATCAACAAAGAATCAAACAATAAATTTGGTACGTTCATTTATTATGTCGTCGCAATAACTAAATACATTATTATATCATTTAGGTTCCAAAATCTCAGCTGCGTTCCATACCTGTAAACAAAAAAgggtttgaaaataaataaatctataaaaatatcaataaccGAACCACATACAAGGTATTTTCACACATTTCGTAGTGTCTATATCGTATTTTGTCGGAAACGTTCATTGATGTGACGTCAATCCTTCTATACTGATTACAAACGTCATACTCCCTGGCAGAACCACATCGTCTTTCGTAAACATAAGCATGTCAGAAAATATCTATAAGATATCTATAAAATTCTATACTCCTAGTTTCTGTGTAAATCTAATTTCAAAGTGGTTCTGCTACAGAGCTTCCTCCCAGCAGAACCACCAAGATATTCTTCTAACTACACATGCTATTAACACGTATACCACATCAAATAATTCTTTATTAATTctatatttatctagtttatTAAATCACTCTGTTTATTCTGAAGACACGAATTTACGACATGTCAAATTAAATAGACTGAACAACGCCTTGATGCAAAGCTTTGCAAAGATATAGTAGTCATTATTTGCTAAGATGATTTGTACAGGCGCTTGACACATAGTTTTCT
This genomic stretch from Leguminivora glycinivorella isolate SPB_JAAS2020 chromosome Z, LegGlyc_1.1, whole genome shotgun sequence harbors:
- the LOC125241238 gene encoding uncharacterized protein LOC125241238, whose protein sequence is MARRIEALSVNRPSTARRSGLCELFSCPPCTDIVRKFRKFASITSIRKHDSELIHLQRLTSPEYDLDSKIARYFDKTEPFNTPNTPTSCTQNDESIKDKDWSTIDKEGISKDGGKATPERVPLAEKGNIQMSKTGDVIRPTGKEKGGHEHETSERVIETPKTSNLKGTPGKLKGGSQVIETPKTSNSKGSPGKVKEKHDAPESKIGTIKANNSKSNTGEAKTKNSKRGIDGKDKGTAAGTSTINKDAKSINEGKSPKTKHAAKPVDSERIKEHSTLDDIQNIATDSRLASDMTGSKSKKGLSDKTLSTVSRHDKKHSLKVPSDLMRKKVAEYLTANKKKTQKSTGASGNKREAQKAAEKRDASAVNVRQSSFDTMQLVEMDSESGDRTTDISVCPPHKEEGEEEIIIGNRMYKITKHEAVKQEKEEQTGEPHPTKSWSPPPERPLSSNKAKAQSSVMHAKDGVLRYQMSDQKYIKRGWTIMPKEIIMQKVPVFLMRPAGQKYDWLEMNRHRKVLVYPSGELLVNFDEDITRLFYKSGEMALELYNTEDGHGHRLVVYSTSKPTGRSQRCVLAVFDYSGKGVVYDHTGQIRLQYSQREGVVIDRSIGPHTHWRWHNLDDFHLETVVMEKLPRVIDPAILHYAKEDHHKAGRHPVPGEVVMKAIEAHKKLDHNFVKRYCPFQIKMKAVKINEYFSLKIFEQSSIILSFSDGRKDIKLNVGMVLDPSVVLSEELVEAGDVASGVEGPLECSRSVERLRGAVAGARAAERARRQRERRLNVTPSYIYQKNRERFKKSTVW